A segment of the Bacillus pseudomycoides genome:
GCAATCCCTACATACATAAAAATAAGAAATACCGGATGCACCGCATTGTACCAGCTGCTATCAACAATTAAATAGATCGTTAACGCCACAACAAGCACAAATGCTAAAATAAACATATAAAAGTGTCTTGTACTACCCATGATAAACTCCTCTCTTCTCATTTCACCATTCAACATTATATTTTATCGAATAATTCGATATGACTCAAGGTTAACTTTCTTTTATGTAATCAAGTTCCACCTTTACAATGTCATCACAAGCTATTGAAATAATTGTTCCTTGTTTATCAATCGCTGTTACTTCTGCGTTATCCATTACACGATGTGCTACGCGCTCTAACATTTTTCCATGATCTCGATAACAAAATTCCTTTATATCTTTAATCGTTTTACCGTTTTCTAAATGATACACCATCCTGTAGCACTTATAGCCCATTTCCTCACCCCAAATTGTTCGTTTTTTCACATATACATAAAAATGAGTTACGTCTCCCTCATTACACCCTCTTAATTTCAATAAAATTCTAACAAAAATACACAATTTTATCAAACCGACTTTTTCAACAAAAAAGCCTAAAA
Coding sequences within it:
- a CDS encoding DUF3929 family protein — encoded protein: MGYKCYRMVYHLENGKTIKDIKEFCYRDHGKMLERVAHRVMDNAEVTAIDKQGTIISIACDDIVKVELDYIKES